A region of Centropristis striata isolate RG_2023a ecotype Rhode Island chromosome 17, C.striata_1.0, whole genome shotgun sequence DNA encodes the following proteins:
- the nit1 gene encoding deaminated glutathione amidase isoform X2, which translates to MLTVRCILKTSAKCLSSLPVRRRRSNLQNRMSTCPRPVAAVCQVTATPDKQANLSACKQLVEEAKERGASMVFLPEGFDYIGSSREETLSLSESLTGNTISQYTQLARKLEVWLSLGGFHERGHDWESDRRIYNSHIIINDKGDIISVYRKSHLFDVELPEKGVSLKESAFTIPGPALVPPVQTPIGKVGLGICYDLRFPELSVALQRCGAEVLTYPSAFTVATGAAHWEVLLRARAVETQCFVLAAAQVGRHHEKRSSYGHALAVDPWGEVLGDCGAEKPGVVLVEIDLEKLSSTRRNMPVQQHRRDTRFYHSLDTT; encoded by the exons ATGTTGACAGTCAGGTGCATTTTGAAAACATCTGCCAAGTGTCTGAGCTCTCTCCCAGTCAGGAGGCGGCGGAGCAACCTGCAGAACAG GATGTCGACTTGTCCTCGCCCGGTGGCGGCGGTGTGTCAGGTGACAGCCACCCCGGACAAACAGGCCAACCTCTCCGCCTGTAAACAGCTGGTGGAGGAAGCCAAGGAGCGAGGGGCCAGCATGGTGTTCCTGCCCGAGGGCTTCGACTACATCGGGTCGAGCCGAGAGGAGACGCTGTCGCTGTCTGAGAGCCTGACGGGAAACACCATCTCACAGTACACACAGCTGGCCAG GAAGTTGGAAGTGTGGCTGTCTCTTGGAGGATTTCATGAACGAGGACACGACTGGGAGTCAGACAGACGAATCTACAACAGTCACATCATAATCAACGATAAAG GTGACATCATCTCAGTCTACAGGAAGTCTCATCTGTTTGATGTGGAACTGCCAGAAAAAGGCGTTTCCCTTAAAGAAAGTGCCTTCACCATCCCTGGACCCGCCCTCGTGCCTCCAGTCCAGACTCCCATCGGCAAG GTGGGCCTGGGGATCTGCTATGATCTGAGGTTCCCTGAGTTATCTGTGGCCCTGCAGCGGTGTGGAGCCGAGGTTCTGACGTACCCATCAGCCTTCACCGTCGCCACAGGAGCTGCTCACTGGGAG GTGTTGCTGCGTGCCCGGGCGGTGGAGACTCAGTGTTTCGTCCTGGCGGCGGCACAGGTCGGCCGGCACCACGAGAAGCGCTCGTCGTACGGCCACGCCCTGGCGGTGGACCCGTGGGGCGAGGTGCTGGGGGACTGTGGAGCGGAGAAACCAGGCGTGGTGCTGGTGGAGATCGACCTGGAGAAGCTGAGCAGCACCAGGAGGAACATGCCGGTCCAGCAGCACCGCAGAGACACCAGATTCTACCACAGCCTGGACACGACCTGA
- the nit1 gene encoding deaminated glutathione amidase isoform X1 has product MLTVRCILKTSAKCLSSLPVRRRRSNLQNSCRMSTCPRPVAAVCQVTATPDKQANLSACKQLVEEAKERGASMVFLPEGFDYIGSSREETLSLSESLTGNTISQYTQLARKLEVWLSLGGFHERGHDWESDRRIYNSHIIINDKGDIISVYRKSHLFDVELPEKGVSLKESAFTIPGPALVPPVQTPIGKVGLGICYDLRFPELSVALQRCGAEVLTYPSAFTVATGAAHWEVLLRARAVETQCFVLAAAQVGRHHEKRSSYGHALAVDPWGEVLGDCGAEKPGVVLVEIDLEKLSSTRRNMPVQQHRRDTRFYHSLDTT; this is encoded by the exons ATGTTGACAGTCAGGTGCATTTTGAAAACATCTGCCAAGTGTCTGAGCTCTCTCCCAGTCAGGAGGCGGCGGAGCAACCTGCAGAACAG TTGCAGGATGTCGACTTGTCCTCGCCCGGTGGCGGCGGTGTGTCAGGTGACAGCCACCCCGGACAAACAGGCCAACCTCTCCGCCTGTAAACAGCTGGTGGAGGAAGCCAAGGAGCGAGGGGCCAGCATGGTGTTCCTGCCCGAGGGCTTCGACTACATCGGGTCGAGCCGAGAGGAGACGCTGTCGCTGTCTGAGAGCCTGACGGGAAACACCATCTCACAGTACACACAGCTGGCCAG GAAGTTGGAAGTGTGGCTGTCTCTTGGAGGATTTCATGAACGAGGACACGACTGGGAGTCAGACAGACGAATCTACAACAGTCACATCATAATCAACGATAAAG GTGACATCATCTCAGTCTACAGGAAGTCTCATCTGTTTGATGTGGAACTGCCAGAAAAAGGCGTTTCCCTTAAAGAAAGTGCCTTCACCATCCCTGGACCCGCCCTCGTGCCTCCAGTCCAGACTCCCATCGGCAAG GTGGGCCTGGGGATCTGCTATGATCTGAGGTTCCCTGAGTTATCTGTGGCCCTGCAGCGGTGTGGAGCCGAGGTTCTGACGTACCCATCAGCCTTCACCGTCGCCACAGGAGCTGCTCACTGGGAG GTGTTGCTGCGTGCCCGGGCGGTGGAGACTCAGTGTTTCGTCCTGGCGGCGGCACAGGTCGGCCGGCACCACGAGAAGCGCTCGTCGTACGGCCACGCCCTGGCGGTGGACCCGTGGGGCGAGGTGCTGGGGGACTGTGGAGCGGAGAAACCAGGCGTGGTGCTGGTGGAGATCGACCTGGAGAAGCTGAGCAGCACCAGGAGGAACATGCCGGTCCAGCAGCACCGCAGAGACACCAGATTCTACCACAGCCTGGACACGACCTGA